One genomic window of Coffea eugenioides isolate CCC68of chromosome 1, Ceug_1.0, whole genome shotgun sequence includes the following:
- the LOC113782481 gene encoding protein STRICTOSIDINE SYNTHASE-LIKE 3-like produces MSPAGFFAGIFLLLALYCGLDPLKHSAMYNFPDFVAHKVEMPAWSEIPVEKDAQNLLQKSEIKFLNQIQGPESIAFDPQGRGPYTGIADGRIVFWDGEKWIDFAYTSANRSGLCDPKPSPFSYLKNEHICGRPLGLRFDKKTGDLYIADAYFGLMKVGPEGGLATSLTTEAEGVPLGFTNDLDIDDEGNIYFTDSSTKYQRRNFLQLVFSGDDSGRLLKYNPETKETTVLVRGLQFPNGVSMSKDRSFFVFCEGSIGRLRKYWLKGEKAGTSEVMAVLPGFPDNIRTNENGEFWVAVHCRRTVYAYINGLYPNVRKFLLKLPIPAKIHYLLQIGGRPHAVIVKYSPEGKILQILEDRQGKVVKAASEVEEKDGKLWIGSVLMPFVAVYQLER; encoded by the exons ATGTCTCCGGCCGGATTCTTTGCCGGGATTTTTCTTCTGTTGGCTCTGTACTGTGGGTTGGACCCTTTAAAGCACAGTGCAATGTATAATTTTCCTGACTTTGTGGCGCATAAGGTGGAAATGCCAGCATGGTCTGAAATCCCAGTTGAGAAAGATGCTCAAAATTTGCTCCAGAAGTCTGAAATCAAGTTCTTGAACCAAATTCAGGGTCCTGAGAGCATAGCCTTTGATCCTCAGGGTCGTGGACCTTATACTGGTATAGCTGATGGCAGGATTGTGTTCTGGGATGGTGAAAAATGGATTGATTTTGCATATACCTCTGCTAATCG GTCCGGCCTATGTGACCCTAAACCATCACCCTTCAGCTACTTGAAGAATGAGCACATTTGTGGAAGGCCTTTGGGGTTACGATTCGACAAAAAAACAGGTGACCTATACATTGCTGATGCGTACTTTGGATTGATGAAAGTTGGGCCTGAAGGTGGATTGGCAACATCCCTAACTACTGAGGCTGAAGGAGTGCCGCTTGGATTTACTAATGACCTGGACATTGATGATGAAGGGAACATTTATTTCACTGACAGCAGCACTAAATATCAACGGAG GAACTTTTTGCAGTTGGTTTTCTCTGGAGACGATAGTGGGCGGCTTCTGAAGTATAATCCAGAAACTAAAGAAACTACAGTTCTTGTTAGGGGGCTTCAGTTTCCTAATGGCGTGTCCATGAGCAAGGATCGTTCTTTCTTTGTCTTCTGTGAGGGTTCAATTGGCAG ATTGCGCAAATACTGGTTAAAAGGTGAGAAAGCAGGGACTTCAGAAGTTATGGCTGTACTGCCTGGATTCCCTGACAACATCAGAACAAACGAGAATGGTGAATTTTGGGTAGCGGTCCATTGTCGTCGCACCGTATATGCATATATAAATGGATTGTACCCAAATGTTCGAAAATTCTTGCTGAAGCTTCCAATTCCAGCAAAGATACACTACCTTTTGCAAATCGGCGGCCGGCCTCATGCAGTAATTGTGAAGTATAGTCCAGAAGGCAAGATTTTGCAGATATTGGAGGACAGACAAGGAAAAGTTGTCAAAGCAGCAAGTGAAGTGGAGGAGAAGGATGGGAAGCTTTGGATTGGTAGTGTTTTGATGCCATTTGTAGCAGTTTACCAATTAGAGCGATGA